Proteins encoded together in one Rhizobium bangladeshense window:
- a CDS encoding ParA family protein has protein sequence MAGERHRIITIANQKGGVGKTTTAINLATALAAIGERVLIVDLDPQGNASTGLGIDRRDRKLSSYDLMVGERGISDVTLETAVPNLCIVPSTMDLLGIEMEISQQSDRVFKLRKALSTPEAMAFSYILLDCPPSFNLLTMNAMAAAHSVLVPLQCEFFALEGLSQLLETVNQVRRTVNPRLDIQGIVLTMFDARNNLAQQVVNDVRTHLGEKVYHTLIPRNVRVSEAPSYGKPAILYDLKCAGSQAYLQLASEVIQRERQRLAA, from the coding sequence ATGGCTGGCGAACGACATCGGATAATAACCATCGCAAATCAGAAAGGTGGCGTTGGCAAAACGACCACTGCAATCAATCTGGCAACGGCGCTGGCCGCCATCGGCGAGCGTGTCCTGATCGTAGATCTCGATCCGCAGGGCAATGCCAGCACTGGCCTCGGTATCGACCGCCGCGATCGAAAGCTCTCCTCCTATGACCTGATGGTCGGCGAACGCGGAATCAGCGACGTGACGCTGGAGACAGCCGTTCCCAACCTCTGCATCGTTCCTTCAACGATGGATTTGCTCGGCATAGAGATGGAAATATCGCAGCAGAGCGATCGGGTCTTTAAATTGCGAAAAGCATTGTCCACACCCGAGGCGATGGCATTCTCCTACATTCTTCTCGATTGCCCGCCCTCTTTTAATCTGCTGACGATGAATGCCATGGCCGCCGCCCATTCGGTATTGGTGCCGCTGCAATGCGAATTTTTTGCGCTGGAGGGGCTTAGCCAGTTGCTGGAAACTGTCAATCAGGTTCGCCGGACAGTAAATCCGCGGCTAGACATCCAGGGCATCGTCCTGACGATGTTCGATGCGCGTAACAATTTGGCCCAGCAGGTCGTCAATGACGTGCGGACGCATCTTGGCGAAAAGGTTTACCATACGTTAATCCCGCGCAATGTGCGGGTGTCCGAAGCGCCGTCCTACGGCAAACCCGCTATTCTTTATGATCTGAAGTGCGCGGGCAGCCAGGCCTATCTGCAGCTGGCCTCCGAGGTCATCCAGCGTGAGCGCCAGAGACTGGCCGCGTAA
- the rsmG gene encoding 16S rRNA (guanine(527)-N(7))-methyltransferase RsmG, with amino-acid sequence MELNGLRVSRETQERLQHFAILFQKWTKTINLVAPSTLDALWHRHIADSSQIFQIYPRPVTWVDLGSGGGFPGVITAIFLAELQEGWVHLVESNHKKAAFLRTALRETNARGSVHASRIEDAHGEIGDCDAISARALADLDGLIAYSAPWMLGKENCRGFFHKGRDYLREIAEARGRWEFDLVEHKSAVEHESVILEVSNLRRLV; translated from the coding sequence ATGGAACTGAACGGTTTACGTGTTTCACGTGAAACACAGGAACGACTTCAACATTTCGCGATACTGTTTCAGAAATGGACAAAAACCATCAACTTGGTGGCGCCATCGACGCTCGATGCGCTGTGGCACCGCCATATCGCTGATAGCAGTCAAATTTTTCAAATTTATCCTCGGCCCGTCACTTGGGTTGACCTCGGCAGTGGTGGCGGCTTTCCGGGTGTCATCACCGCCATCTTCTTGGCAGAGCTGCAAGAGGGATGGGTACATCTTGTCGAAAGCAACCATAAGAAGGCTGCGTTTCTACGTACGGCTCTGCGGGAGACGAATGCACGAGGGAGTGTTCACGCCAGTCGAATCGAAGACGCTCATGGCGAGATCGGCGATTGTGACGCGATTTCGGCGCGAGCTCTTGCCGATCTTGATGGGTTGATCGCCTATTCGGCCCCCTGGATGCTTGGCAAGGAAAATTGTCGGGGGTTTTTTCACAAAGGCCGGGATTACCTGAGGGAAATAGCCGAAGCCCGTGGCCGGTGGGAATTCGATCTGGTAGAACATAAGAGCGCCGTCGAGCATGAATCCGTGATTTTGGAAGTATCGAATCTCCGGCGCTTGGTTTAA